In Spinacia oleracea cultivar Varoflay chromosome 5, BTI_SOV_V1, whole genome shotgun sequence, a single window of DNA contains:
- the LOC110801121 gene encoding ABC transporter C family member 4, with protein sequence MMGKLWSDYLRIISSESWLTTLKCSASNNIIQPSDTFMQVFQWFRFIFFSPCPQRLLFSSIDSLLLLILILFLIHRVISKFMSRKNDIGPSSSINKPLLENHQFKFNVKINLGFKLTLISSGTLAVLYVVLSILTFVGNDNKGFSSSSWEKAEVMFRIVQALTQVAIFVLVVHEQRFHATCHPMSLRFYWIAQFVVVLVFSISGLTRMLSAGEELDSFMRTDDMFSLVSLPFCFYLLIVASQTSSGIVVIKEENGLSGRTEVNETIVDDPNVSDYAKANLFSKTMWLWMNPVINKGYKNPLKIEDVPSLPPDHLAERMSKLFESQWPKSGEHTKHPVAVTLLKCFWKNIVYTGCLAVIKLGVMYVGPVLIQSFVNFTSGMGSSPYEGYYLVITLLIAKAAEVLSAHHFNFHTQRVGLLIRSTLITSLYRKGLKLSCSSRQAHGIGQIVNYMAVDAQQLGDLMNQLHSIWLMPLQLFAALALLYFNMGVSAIATFIGVIVILGFVFIRTKNCNVFQYQVMRNRDLRLKATNEMINNMRVIKFQAWENYFHKRIQSYRELEYGWLSKFSYTVAANMGVLWSTPVALSVLAFGVAIWMGMYLDAGTVFTVTTIMKILQEPVRNFPQSLIQISQAMISLGRLDGYLMSLELDQGLEEREEGCQDDIAVEVNNGSFSWEDEATEQTLKGLNFQVKKGELSAIVGTVGSGKSSLLAAILGEMHKISGKVKVCGTTAYVAQTSWIQNATIQENILFGLPMNKEKYKETIRVCSLEKDLEIMEFGDKTEIGERGINLSGGQKQRIQLARAVYQDCDVYLLDDIFSAVDAHTGSDIFKECVRGALKDKTILLVTHQVDFLHNVDQIFVMRDGMIVQSGKYNEILEAGLDFGALVAAYENSMELVETSSHATEDDTPKSPISENKTIERVKSEKKALTKTDSQKGTSKLIEDEERETGRVSLEVYKKYSTEAFGWWGVSAVVIVSLFWIVSLLGSDYWLAYETSEERTFTPSLFIIVYAIVGIISCLLVTARAFVITFLGLKTAQGFFNQILDSILHAPMSFFDTTPSGRILNRASTDQTNIDLTIPLFLGMTIVMYFNLVSILVVTCVYAWPTVVLLVPSIWLNLWYRGYYIAISRELTRLGSITKSPVIHHFSETVSGVMTIRCFRRQALFCKQNIEKVDTSLKMDFYTNGANEWLGFRLEFIGCVILCLSTLFMIIMPSNIIKPEFVGLSLSYGLTLNVVLFYTIYMTCFVENKMVSVERIKQFIKVPSEAAWEIKDSKPSPNWPTHGNIELNNLQVRYRSNTPLVLKGITLGIRGGEKIGVVGRTGSGKSTLIQVFFRLVEPYGGNIIIDGVDICKIGLHDLRSRFGIIPQEPVLFQGTVRTNVDPLGLYSEEDIWKSLERCQLKDIVAAKPEKLDAPVTEEGENWSVGQRQLMCLGRVMLKKSRILFMDEATASVDSQTDATIQKIIREDFESCTIITIAHRIPTVMDCDRVLVIDAGLAKEFDSPSSLLDRTSLFGALVQEYSNRSSEL encoded by the exons ATGATGGGAAAACTTTGGAGTGATTACCTCAGAATCATATCTTCAGAATCATGGCTCACAACTCTCAAATGTTCAGCttcaaacaatataattcagcCTTCAGATACTTTCATGCAAGTTTTTCAATGGTTCAGATTCATTTTCTTCTCTCCTTGTCCTCAAAGACTTCTATTTTCATCCATTGATAGCCTTcttttattgattttgattttgtttcttATTCATAGGGTCATTTCCAAGTTTATGTCTAGGAAGAATGATATTGGTCCTAGTTCCTCAATTAATAAACCTCTTTTGGAAAATCACCAATTTAAATTCAATGTCAAAATTAATCTAGGGTTTAAATTGACCTTGATTTCATCTGGTACACTTGCTGTTTTATATGTTGTTTTGAGCATATTAACTTTTGTGGGAAATGATAATAAAGGATTTAGCTCAAGTTCATGGGAAAAAGCAGAGGTTATGTTTAGGATAGTTCAAGCCTTAACCCAAGTTGCAATATTTGTTCTTGTTGTTCATGAACAAAGATTTCATGCTACTTGTCATCCTATGTCTCTTAGGTTTTACTGGATTGCCCAGTTTGTAGTTGTGTTAGTGTTCAGTATTTCGGGTTTAACTCGAATGTTGTCGGCTGGTGAGGAGTTAGATTCATTTATGAGGACGGATGATATGTTTTCTTTGGTTAGCCTTCCATTTTGTTTTTATCTGTTGATAGTTGCCTCTCAAACATCTTCTGGGATTGTAGTGATTAAAGAGGAAAATGGGTTAAGTGGAAGAACAGAAGTAAATGAAACTATTGTGGATGATCCTAATGTTAGTGATTATGCGAAAGCAAATTTGTTTTCTAAGACAATGTGGCTGTGGATGAACCCTGTGATAAATAAAGGATACAAGAACCCTTTAAAAATCGAAGACGTACCTTCGCTTCCTCCTGATCATCTGGCCGAGAGAATGTCCAAACTGTTTGAATCACAATGGCCTAAGTCTGGTGAGCATACGAAGCACCCAGTAGCAGTTACTTTGTTAAAGTGCTTTTGGAAGAACATTGTCTATACTGGTTGTCTAGCAGTGATAAAGCTTGGTGTAATGTATGTTGGTCCAGTACTTATCCAGAGCTTTGTTAATTTTACTTCTGGAATGGGAAGCTCGCCTTATGAAGGTTATTACCTAGTGATAACCCTTTTAATTGCGAAAGCAGCTGAAGTTTTAAGTGCCCATCACTTCAATTTCCATACTCAGAGAGTTGGGTTACTTATTAGGTCCACCCTTATAACTTCATTATATAGAAAAGGGTTGAAGCTTTCTTGCTCTTCGAGGCAGGCACACGGGATTGGTCAAATAGTTAATTACATGGCAGTTGATGCTCAGCAGCTAGGTGATCTGATGAATCAGTTGCATTCCATTTGGCTTATGCCACTGCAACTTTTTGCTGCCTTGGCCTTGCTATACTTTAATATGGGTGTTTCAGCAATAGCAACATTCATCGGAGTTATTGTGATACTAGGTTTTGTGTTTATACGTACAAAGAACTGCAATGTCTTCCAGTACCAAGTCATGAGAAACCGAGACTTGAGGCTTAAAGCGACAAATGAAATGATTAACAATATGAGGGTCATAAAGTTTCAAGCATGGGAAAACTATTTTCATAAAAGAATCCAATCCTATCGGGAACTTGAATATGGGTGGTTATCCAAGTTTTCATATACTGTAGCCGCAAATATGGGTGTGCTATGGAGCACTCCTGTTGCGCTTTCTGTGCTTGCATTTGGGGTTGCAATTTGGATGGGTATGTATCTTGATGCTGGCACCGTATTCACAGTAACTACAATAATGAAGATCCTGCAGGAGCCAGTGAGGAACTTCCCTCAATCTTTGATACAAATTTCCCAGGCAATGATTTCACTTGGAAGATTGGATGGTTACTTGATGAGCCTAGAATTAGATCAAgggttagaggagagagaggaaggTTGTCAAGATGACATTGCCGTAGAGGTCAATAACGGGAGCTTCTCTTGGGAGGATGAAGCAACTGAACAAACCTTGAAAGGGTTGAATTTTCAGGTAAAGAAAGGAGAATTGTCTGCCATCGTTGGGACTGTTGGGTCAGGAAAATCTTCTTTATTAGCTGCCATTCTCGGTGAAATGCACAAAATCTCTGGAAAG GTTAAAGTGTGTGGTACCACTGCATATGTGGCACAGACATCGTGGATACAGAATGCaaccattcaagaaaacattctATTTGGTCTGCCAATgaataaagaaaaatacaaggAAACTATTAGAGTTTGTAGCTTGGAGAAAGATTTGGAAATTATGGAATTCGGTGACAAGACTGAGATTGGAGAGCGTGGGATCAACCTGAGTGGTGGCCAGAAGCAAAGGATTCAACTTGCTAGAGCAGTATATCAAGATTGTGATGTATATCTTCTGGATGATATTTTCAGTGCTGTTGATGCACACACTGGTTCAGATATTTTCAAG GAGTGTGTAAGGGGAGCTCTGAAAGACAAGACTATTCTTCTTGTAACCCATCAAGTTGACTTCTTGCACAATGTTGATCAGATATTT GTGATGCGAGATGGAATGATTGTGCAATCTGGGAAATACAATGAGATTTTAGAAGCAGGCTTGGATTTTGGTGCTCTTGTGGCTGCCTATGAAAACTCCATGGAGCTTGTAGAGACGAGCTCACACGCAACGGAGGATGATACACCTAAATCTCCAATCAGCGAAAACAAAACAATAGAAAGAGTAAAGTCTGAGAAGAAAGCACTGACTAAAACCGATTCTCAAAAAGGTACTTCGAAGCTCATTGAAGACGAGGAAAGAGAAACTGGACGGGTTAGCCTAGAAGTGTACAAGAAGTACTCTACTGAAGCTTTTGGATGGTGGGGAGTGTCTGCAGTTGTAATAGTCTCTCTCTTTTGGATTGTATCATTGTTGGGTAGTGATTACTGGCTAGCATACGAGACTTCAGAAGAACGCACATTTACTCCTAGCTTGTTCATTATTGTGTATGCCATTGTTGGGATTATATCTTGTCTCCTTGTGACTGCGCGAGCCTTTGTTATTACATTTTTGGGACTTAAAACTGCCCAGGGCTTCTTCAACCAGATCCTTGACAGTATCCTCCATGCTCCAATGTCGTTTTTTGATACTACTCCTTCTGGAAGAATTCTGAATCGA GCATCAACAGATCAGACCAATATTGATCTAACAATACCGTTATTTTTGGGCATGACAATTGTAATGTATTTCAATTTGGTGAGCATCTTAGTGGTCACATGCGTGTACGCTTGGCCTACAGTTGTTCTCTTAGTTCCCTCGATATGGCTGAATCTTTGGTATCGG GGATACTACATAGCCATCTCACGTGAGCTGACTCGTTTAGGTTCAATCACAAAATCCCCCGTGATCCATCATTTCTCGGAAACTGTTTCAGGTGTAATGACAATCCGATGCTTTAGGAGGCAGGCGTTGTTCTGTAAGCAGAATATTGAAAAGGTTGACACGAGCCTTAAGATGGATTTCTACACTAATGGAGCTAACGAGTGGTTAGGTTTCCGCTTAGAGTTCATTGGATGTGTAATCCTGTGTCTTTCCACTTTGTTCATGATAATCATGCCCAGCAATATTATCAAGCCAG AATTTGTGGGTCTGTCTCTTTCCTATGGGCTCACCCTCAATGTTGTGCTGTTTTATACGATATATATGACTTGCTTTGTCGAGAATAAAATGGTATCGGTTGAGAGGATAAAGCAATTCATCAAAGTCCCATCTGAAGCAGCATGGGAGATCAAAGACTCCAAGCCTTCACCGAACTGGCCAACTCATGGCAACATTGAACTAAACAACTTGCAA GTGAGGTATCGGTCAAACACCCCACTAGTTCTAAAAGGTATCACACTTGGAATAAGAGGAGGTGAGAAAATTGGGGTTGTTGGTCGCACCGGGAGTGGGAAGTCTACCCTTATTCAAGTATTCTTCAGGCTTGTTGAACCTTATGGAGGGAACATAATAATTGACGGTGTCGATATTTGCAAGATTGGCCTTCATGATCTAAGGTCACGCTTCGGGATCATTCCTCAGGAGCCAGTACTATTTCAAGGAACAGTGAGAACCAATGTCGATCCTCTTGGTCTTTATTCTGAAGAAGACATATGGAAG AGCCTGGAGCGTTGCCAACTTAAGGATATCGTTGCTGCAAAACCAGAAAAGCTTGATGCTCCAG TGACAGAAGAAGGAGAAAATTGGAGCGTTGGTCAAAGACAGCTGATGTGTTTAGGGAGAGTAATGCTGAAGAAAAGCCGTATCTTATTCATGGATGAAGCAACAGCTTCCGTTGATTCCCAAACAGATGCTACAATTCAAAAGATCATCAGAGAAGACTTTGAAAGCTGTACCATAATCACCATTGCTCATAGAATACCCACTGTTATGGACTGTGACAGGGTATTAGTCATTGATGCAG GATTGGCAAAGGAATTCGATTCACCATCTAGTCTCCTCGACAGGACTTCACTCTTTGGGGCATTAGTTCAAGAATACTCAAATAGATCGTCTGAACTATAG